In the Longimicrobium terrae genome, GTGCGGGAACGGTGCGCGCGCACATCGTGGTTCCGCCGGAGGAGCCGGCGAGCGACTACCAGGGGTACTGCGGCACCAACTACGTGTCGTGCAACGGCTCGTGCGCCAGCTGCGTGCAGACGTGCTGGAACACGTGCGCGGAAACGTGTGCGTCGTGCGTGTACACCTGCCAGCTCAGCTGTCACAGCGTCTGCCACGAACCGGCTCCCACCAACAACTGCTACATCTAGGCGTCGAGCCATCAGGAAAGGGTCCTCGCACGTTGTCTTACGGGGACCCTTTCTGTTTCGGCCATCAGCGGAAGGCGTCGAAAGCCCCAGATACGTCGCGCCGGATCAGCAGATGTTCAGCCAGCAGGTTTCCGGCTGGGCGCAGGTGGCGTAGTCGCACGTTCCCTGGCAGGTGTTGCCGCCGCAGGTGTACGCACCGCTCCCGCCACAGCCGTTGCAGGTCTGCTCGCACGTGAACGCGCACGACAGACAGCTGGCGGGATAGCAGGTGTTAATGCAGGTTCCGTTGCAGCTCTCGTCGGCGTACGTGGTGCCATCGCGCCCTTCCACGGTGCCGCGCGCTCCGGTGGAAGCGTCGGTGGCGAACGACTCCACGGTGAGCGACTCAAGCGTCAGCGACAGCTTCTTCATCGTGCTTTCTCCGGAACGGAAGTTGGGCGGGATGGAATCAGAACGGGCATATGATGTCCGTTTCTGTGAGGTGCGTCAATCCTGGCCCGCCATCCACCGTACCGCCCGCAGCGCTGACGGAATCGCGGGACAGGCCCCCGCGCGAACGGAACAACGACGGATCACATGGTCGACTATCATCAGATCTATGCCGAGCAGGCGGATGCGTATGACCGGCTGGTGCGGGCGGAGGACTGGCGGGGGAACCTGCCGCGCATCATCAACGAACTGATCCCGCCACGGTGCGAGCGGGTGCTGGAGGTCGGCGCGGGGACGGGGCGGCTGACGCGCATGCTGCCGCACTCGGCGCGGATCGTTGCGACGGAGGGCTCCGAGGCGATGCTGCGGGTAGCGGAAAACGGACTTGGCGCGGCGCGGACCATCGGGTTCTGCACGGCGGATGCGCGGGCGCTTCCGATGCGCGACGGGTGGGCGGACGTGGCGATCGCGGGGTGGGTGTTCGGGCACTTCTGCGACTGGCACGAGGCCTCCGCCGAGGCGGAGATCGACCGCGCGATCGGGGAAATGCGCCGCTGCCTGCGCCCGGGCGGGACGGCCGTGATCCTGGAAACACTGGGGACGGGAACGCCGTCCGCTGGCGCGCCCACGCCGGGGCTGGAGCGCTACTACCGGCGGATGGAGGACGTGTTCGGCTTCACGCGATCCGTCGTGGAGACGGATTACGAGTTCGCGGACCGGCGCACGGCGGAGGAACTGGTGACGTTCTTCTTTGGCGAGGAGACGGCGCGCGAGATCGGGCCGGGGGAGCGTCCGCGGCTGCGGGAGTTCACCGGCCTTTGGACGTGGACGGACGTGGCGTGAAACGCGGACCATCCAACGCAGCGCACGTCTGATCTGTCCTCCCCTGCGGAGCGGCGGACGGCGCCGCCGGATGCGCCCGCGCTGAGTTCATCCGCATTTTTGAGAGAGCACCCAATCCGCTCGAGCAGGCCGGAATCCGCCACCGCTCCACCTGATCGCGTCTTTTGACCGAGGTGGCGCAGGGCGGGACTTGCCCGCTCGCCAGCGGTGGGTCATCTGTCCTCGATGGGCATCGGGCGGGGAAGGACGTCGCGAATGCTGGAGCACTGAAGTTGCCGCGACAACAGCGGAAAGCCTCACGAACAGATGTGAGGCTTCACCAGCCACAGCCCAATGGGCACCGCCACGGATGTCCTTGAATACGTGTCACGCCACAGCCGACGCGCACAAGGTGCGGTGAGGAAGGCAATCCGCGTGAGAAACTGTGGTGCGGAACGCGACGTTGGCTTGGCGCAGGCTAGATCC is a window encoding:
- a CDS encoding pinensin family lanthipeptide, which produces MKKLSLTLESLTVESFATDASTGARGTVEGRDGTTYADESCNGTCINTCYPASCLSCAFTCEQTCNGCGGSGAYTCGGNTCQGTCDYATCAQPETCWLNIC
- a CDS encoding class I SAM-dependent methyltransferase, which translates into the protein MVDYHQIYAEQADAYDRLVRAEDWRGNLPRIINELIPPRCERVLEVGAGTGRLTRMLPHSARIVATEGSEAMLRVAENGLGAARTIGFCTADARALPMRDGWADVAIAGWVFGHFCDWHEASAEAEIDRAIGEMRRCLRPGGTAVILETLGTGTPSAGAPTPGLERYYRRMEDVFGFTRSVVETDYEFADRRTAEELVTFFFGEETAREIGPGERPRLREFTGLWTWTDVA